The Perca fluviatilis chromosome 2, GENO_Pfluv_1.0, whole genome shotgun sequence genome includes a region encoding these proteins:
- the LOC120571598 gene encoding zinc finger protein 2-like, giving the protein ENLHICDQCGAAFTKKSHLKTHQRIHTGEKPYSCDLCGKTFSQSSTLGIHRRVHTGEKPYCCEQCGKCFTHHTYLKEHQRIHTGEKPYWCEQCGETFSQRGTLKIHKRIHTGEKPYSCDLCRKTFTHSSNLKSHQLVHAGEKPYWCEQCGKTFSQSSNLKTHQRIHTGEKPYSCDLCGKTFSQSGSVKFHQRVHTGKKPY; this is encoded by the coding sequence gagaatctacacatctgtgatcaatgtggggcagctttcacaaaAAAGAGTCacctaaaaacacatcaacgcattcacactggagagaagccttacagctgtgatctgtgtggtaaaaccttttctcagagtAGTACCCTAGGAATCCACagacgtgttcacactggagagaagccgtactgctgtgaacaatgtgggaaatgtTTTACTCATCATACTTACCTTAAAGAACACCAGCGCAtacacactggagagaagccatactggtgtgaacaatgtggggaaACATTTTCTCAGCGTGGTacccttaaaatacataaacgcattcacactggagagaagccgtacagctgtgatctatGTCGTAAAACTTTTACTCATAGCAGTaaccttaaatctcaccagctCGTTCAcgctggagagaagccgtactggtgtgaacaatgtgggaaaactttttctcagagTAGTAACCTTAAaacacatcaacgcattcacactggagagaagccttacagctgtgatctatGTGGTAAAACCTTTTCGCAGAGCGGTAGCGTTAAATTTCACcaacgtgttcacactggaaaGAAGCCGTACTGA
- the LOC120544561 gene encoding zinc finger protein 239-like: MFSEDNTWEPHDNLDCPDLITEYMQKHKEKDDKKKEGKRKVVTLTGMKLAYVTLTCSSPSTLHSCDQCGAAFTLPSTLKKHQRIHTGEKPYSCDLCGTTFSRSGSLKSHQRVHNGEKPYWCEQCGEIFSQSGHLENHRRVHTGDKPYSCEQCGAAFIYLNNLQSHQRVHTEEKPYSCDLCGKTYSQSKNLKSHQRVHTGDRPYWCEQCGETFSVSGHLKRHQRIHTGEKPYSCDLCGKTFSQRNNLKQHQRIHTGEKPYWCEKCGKIFSQSSGLKKHQRVHSASL, translated from the exons ATGTTCAG TGAGGATAACACATGGGAGCCGCATGATAACCTGGACTGCCCCGACCTTATCACCgagtacatgcagaaacacaaggagaaggACGACAAGAAGAAGGAGGGCAagaggaaagttgtca cgttgaccggcatgaaattgGCATATGTCACACTGACCTGCAGCTCGCCGAGCAC tctacacagctgtgatcaatgtggggcagctttcacactacCGAGTACCCTAAAGaaacatcaacgcattcacactggagagaagccttacagctgtgatctatGTGGTACAACATTTTCTAGGAGTGGTagccttaaatctcaccagcgtGTTCACaatggagagaagccgtactggtgtgaacaatgtggggaaATCTTTTCTCAGAGTGGTCATCTAGAAAACCACagacgtgttcacactggagataaaccgtacagctgtgaacaatgcGGGGCAGCAttcatatatttaaataacttaCAATCCCACCAGCGTGTTCACACTGAAGAGAAGCCATACAGCTGTGATCTATGTGGTAAAACCTATTCTCAGAGCAAAaaccttaaatctcaccagcgtgttcacactggagataggccgtactggtgtgaacaatgtggggaaACGTTTTCTGTGAGTGGCCACCTTAAaagacatcaacgcattcacactggagagaagccatacAGCTGTGATCTGTGtggtaaaacattttctcagcGCAATAACCTTAAACaacaccagcgcattcacactggtgAGAAGCCTTACTGGTGTGAAAAATGTGGGAAAATTTTTTCTCAGAGTAGTGGCCTTAAAAAACACCAGCGCGTTCACTCTGCCTCGTTGTGA